In Candidatus Defluviilinea proxima, a single genomic region encodes these proteins:
- a CDS encoding GMC family oxidoreductase translates to MHQIYDYVIIGSGFGGSVSAMRLTEKGYSVLVLEKGKRFEDKDFAKTNWQFWKYLWLPALRAHGILQISILKGVMVLHGAGVGGGSLGYANVLEVPTDETFATPAWNQNLKWGEVLRPHYETAKRMLGAARNPKLWRGDEVLKQIAEERGMGHTFRATDVGAFFGEANVTVADPFFGGEGPERAGCRHCGGCMVGCRHNAKNTLPKNYLYFAEKNGAKVQSEVEVIDVRPWTDDGRRSTVNSPSSDTRYAITYQTSTKLFKQTKTVYAHNVIFSAGVMGTMKLLLNLRDVKKSLPDLSPHLGDMVRTNSEALLGSIARESDINYSEGVSISSIFNADEVTRVEPVRYPDGSSLMRFLGAPLISDVTNIPARIFKSLTWIFSHPIDYLRTMVLPGWAHNTTILLIMQHVDNHMKFRIGRSPLTLFRRGLVAERETDHAINARVDAGHDVTRAYAKRINGIALGSVTENVFNLPTTAHILGGAPIGKNANEGVVNENFAVHNYEGMYIIDGSIMPANPGVNPSLTITALAEYAMSKVPDSTEHPFL, encoded by the coding sequence ATGCATCAGATCTATGATTATGTAATTATAGGAAGCGGCTTTGGGGGAAGTGTCTCTGCCATGCGCCTCACGGAAAAAGGATATTCCGTCCTTGTGCTTGAAAAAGGTAAACGCTTTGAAGATAAGGATTTTGCCAAGACCAACTGGCAGTTCTGGAAATATCTTTGGCTCCCCGCTTTGCGTGCGCACGGTATTTTACAGATCAGCATTCTCAAAGGTGTGATGGTTCTGCACGGAGCAGGTGTGGGCGGCGGAAGTTTGGGGTACGCCAACGTACTTGAGGTCCCTACCGATGAAACCTTCGCCACCCCTGCATGGAATCAAAATCTCAAATGGGGCGAGGTGTTGCGTCCACACTATGAAACGGCAAAGCGAATGCTCGGCGCGGCACGCAACCCAAAGTTATGGCGAGGCGATGAAGTCCTTAAACAGATCGCCGAAGAGCGCGGCATGGGTCACACCTTCCGTGCAACGGATGTTGGCGCATTTTTCGGGGAGGCAAATGTCACTGTTGCTGATCCATTTTTCGGCGGAGAGGGACCCGAGCGCGCAGGCTGTCGTCACTGTGGCGGATGCATGGTCGGTTGTCGTCATAATGCCAAGAACACGCTTCCGAAAAATTATCTGTATTTTGCGGAAAAGAATGGGGCAAAAGTTCAGTCAGAGGTTGAAGTTATAGATGTTAGACCGTGGACAGATGACGGTAGACGGTCAACGGTCAATAGTCCATCGTCGGACACTCGTTACGCCATCACCTATCAAACATCGACAAAACTATTCAAGCAAACCAAAACGGTTTATGCACATAATGTCATCTTCTCTGCAGGCGTGATGGGGACAATGAAACTGTTGTTGAACTTGCGCGATGTGAAAAAGTCTTTGCCCGATCTTTCGCCACATCTCGGGGATATGGTGCGGACAAACTCCGAAGCCTTGCTCGGTTCGATCGCCCGCGAATCTGATATCAATTATTCTGAGGGCGTTTCCATCTCTTCGATCTTCAACGCAGACGAGGTGACTCGCGTTGAACCCGTCCGTTACCCTGATGGTTCCTCGCTCATGCGTTTTCTTGGCGCACCACTCATCTCAGATGTGACCAATATCCCTGCGCGTATTTTCAAATCGCTCACATGGATCTTTAGCCATCCCATTGATTATTTGCGGACAATGGTGCTCCCCGGTTGGGCGCACAACACAACCATTTTGCTTATCATGCAACACGTGGATAATCACATGAAATTCCGCATCGGGCGCAGTCCACTCACGCTCTTTCGCCGCGGCTTGGTCGCTGAACGCGAGACCGATCATGCAATCAACGCTCGTGTGGATGCAGGCCACGATGTGACACGCGCCTATGCTAAACGCATCAACGGTATTGCACTGGGTTCCGTTACCGAAAATGTTTTCAACCTCCCCACTACCGCACACATCCTCGGTGGCGCGCCCATTGGGAAGAATGCAAACGAAGGCGTTGTAAATGAGAACTTCGCTGTCCACAACTACGAAGGCATGTACATCATCGATGGCTCCATCATGCCTGCCAACCCCGGAGTGAATCCGTCATTGACGATCACCGCGCTTGCCGAGTATGCGATGAGTAAGGTGCCCGATTCAACAGAACATCCTTTTCTTTAG
- a CDS encoding SIMPL domain-containing protein (The SIMPL domain is named for its presence in mouse protein SIMPL (signalling molecule that associates with mouse pelle-like kinase). Bacterial member BP26, from Brucella, was shown to assemble into a channel-like structure, while YggE from E. coli has been associated with resistance to oxidative stress.), whose protein sequence is MEYKPDTIKVSASHREEIFADRADLLVNVKGSSLVSGDQAMKKAKEVNGLVEALTSFGLSPEAIHLQGVHIETSSGMVLKSSSATYRLKIRCDKLDQLAELLDIISSQKNASLEQIEWKYNEAEAREHGLSITMEKAKSKAEKVASSLGVKLLGIYDFIENAYDEEVPIRFQAQSAMMKSRAPAPAEPNLDMDIHHSKTINVNVEIWYRVSAF, encoded by the coding sequence ATGGAGTACAAACCCGACACTATAAAAGTATCTGCATCACACCGCGAGGAAATCTTTGCAGATCGTGCCGATCTGCTTGTGAATGTAAAAGGCTCGTCCCTTGTGAGCGGCGACCAGGCGATGAAAAAAGCGAAAGAGGTGAATGGGCTTGTCGAAGCATTGACCAGCTTTGGGTTAAGTCCCGAAGCGATCCATTTGCAAGGGGTTCACATCGAAACATCAAGCGGCATGGTGTTGAAGTCATCCAGCGCTACATATCGTCTCAAAATCCGTTGCGATAAACTGGATCAACTCGCAGAACTACTCGATATCATCTCCTCTCAAAAAAACGCTTCGCTTGAACAGATCGAGTGGAAATATAATGAAGCTGAAGCACGTGAGCATGGATTATCCATAACGATGGAAAAGGCAAAGAGCAAAGCAGAAAAAGTAGCATCTTCGCTCGGTGTGAAATTATTGGGTATATACGATTTTATTGAGAATGCGTATGATGAAGAGGTGCCAATACGATTTCAGGCACAGTCAGCGATGATGAAATCACGCGCACCCGCACCGGCTGAGCCCAATTTGGACATGGACATCCACCATAGTAAAACGATCAACGTAAATGTTGAGATTTGGTACAGAGTATCCGCCTTCTAG
- a CDS encoding META domain-containing protein: MNKFVIGLLLVILLSACSSGSTASIEGQWKLVSYDQTAAVPDVETSIEFKDGQMSGNVGCNGFGGEYTVDGNKIKFGSVMSTMMFCEAVADQESSTLTVLQKDATFILNDDQLTITSADGSAFIMLKRK; the protein is encoded by the coding sequence ATGAATAAGTTTGTAATTGGACTGTTGTTGGTAATTCTGTTGAGTGCCTGTTCCAGCGGATCGACCGCATCCATTGAAGGACAGTGGAAATTGGTTTCGTACGATCAAACAGCGGCCGTGCCCGACGTGGAAACTTCCATTGAATTCAAGGACGGCCAAATGAGTGGAAATGTGGGCTGTAATGGATTTGGCGGAGAGTACACTGTAGATGGCAACAAGATCAAGTTTGGCTCTGTCATGTCTACAATGATGTTCTGTGAAGCAGTGGCAGATCAAGAATCAAGCACGTTGACCGTTTTGCAAAAAGATGCAACTTTTATTTTGAATGATGATCAGTTGACCATTACTTCTGCTGATGGCAGCGCATTCATCATGTTGAAACGGAAATAA
- a CDS encoding ABC transporter ATP-binding protein, producing MSPTITVEQLSKTYQVPEREGGFGAAVKSFFKRKFKDVKAVQNVSFKIEQGEVVGFLGPNGAGKTTTLKMLSGLLHPTGGKATVLGFTPWELKTDYLRSMTLVMGQRNRLSWDIPAADSFLLAQAIYRLPDDEYKATYKELDEMLELEPLMKKPVRNLSLGERMKCEIAAGLLHRPKVLFLDEPTIGLDITGQVKIREFLREYNKRTGATIILTSHYMADVTALCERIIIIHHGQLKYDGGIANLSRRIAPFKLIGVRLEKANGHNLSQYGEPVQNEEDAEKQYIQVKAEDVTKVTSRMLSELPIHDITITDPPIEDVIERAFNE from the coding sequence ATGTCCCCCACTATAACAGTTGAACAGCTTAGCAAGACCTACCAGGTTCCCGAACGCGAAGGCGGATTCGGCGCAGCGGTGAAGAGTTTCTTCAAACGTAAATTTAAAGATGTAAAGGCCGTACAGAACGTCAGCTTCAAGATCGAGCAGGGAGAAGTTGTCGGTTTTCTAGGCCCGAATGGAGCGGGTAAGACAACCACACTCAAAATGTTATCTGGCCTGCTCCACCCCACTGGCGGCAAAGCAACCGTGCTCGGGTTCACACCTTGGGAGCTCAAGACCGATTACCTTCGCTCGATGACCCTCGTGATGGGACAGCGCAACCGCCTCTCATGGGATATCCCTGCGGCGGATTCGTTTTTACTTGCCCAGGCAATCTATCGTCTTCCCGACGATGAATACAAAGCGACATACAAAGAACTTGACGAGATGCTTGAGCTTGAACCATTGATGAAGAAGCCCGTCCGCAATCTTTCGCTCGGCGAGCGCATGAAGTGCGAGATCGCAGCAGGTTTGCTCCACCGCCCCAAAGTGTTGTTCCTTGATGAACCCACCATCGGGCTTGATATCACAGGTCAGGTAAAGATCCGTGAGTTCTTGCGCGAGTACAACAAACGCACCGGCGCAACGATCATCCTCACCAGTCACTACATGGCAGATGTGACCGCACTGTGCGAGCGCATTATCATCATCCACCACGGACAGCTTAAGTATGATGGCGGCATCGCCAATCTCTCACGGCGCATTGCTCCGTTCAAGCTGATCGGGGTAAGGCTGGAAAAAGCAAACGGGCATAACCTGTCTCAGTACGGCGAACCAGTTCAAAATGAGGAAGACGCGGAGAAGCAGTACATCCAGGTCAAAGCCGAAGATGTCACAAAGGTCACATCACGGATGTTGTCCGAACTTCCCATCCACGATATCACGATCACTGACCCGCCGATTGAAGATGTGATCGAACGGGCATTCAACGAATAA